The following proteins are encoded in a genomic region of Arcobacter suis CECT 7833:
- the rpsG gene encoding 30S ribosomal protein S7 translates to MRRRKAPVREIMADPIYNSKVITKFVNTVMQDGKKSTAEKIMYGAIANLDARGEASGIELFEKAIENVKPLLEVRSRRVGGATYQVPVEVRPVRRQTLALRWLVEYARKRNERTMVERLANELFEAANERGSSFKKKEDMHRMAEANKAFAHYRW, encoded by the coding sequence ATGAGAAGAAGAAAAGCTCCAGTTAGAGAAATAATGGCTGATCCTATCTACAATAGTAAAGTGATCACAAAATTCGTTAATACAGTAATGCAAGATGGTAAAAAATCTACTGCTGAAAAAATTATGTATGGTGCAATTGCTAACTTAGATGCTAGAGGTGAAGCTTCAGGTATTGAATTATTTGAAAAAGCAATTGAAAATGTTAAACCACTTTTAGAAGTAAGATCTAGAAGAGTTGGTGGAGCTACATACCAAGTTCCTGTTGAAGTAAGACCTGTAAGAAGACAAACTTTAGCATTAAGATGGCTAGTAGAATATGCTAGAAAAAGAAATGAAAGAACTATGGTAGAAAGATTAGCTAACGAATTATTCGAAGCTGCTAATGAAAGAGGTTCATCTTTCAAGAAGAAAGAAGATATGCATAGAATGGCAGAAGCTAATAAAGCATTTGCACACTACAGATGGTAG
- a CDS encoding alpha/beta fold hydrolase produces MTILGHKIIGCGKKYILVLHELMGNHTNFDPILPYIDTTNFTYIFADHRGYGLSKDISGEYTCDEAANDVKNLITKLKLSEVNLLAHSMSTMIAQKVALIDDRIKQLILITPISAAGIKMKAQAQNDLITAIKENKNKIEEIVEAASKRYSKTWFDYRVKMAYEASTLGARVGYMTMYLTTDFINEVKDIKIPIKIITGKHDFPVFNKLHIKKLFEPYYNDFEIIECMEAGHYPMIECPIYFATEIENFCK; encoded by the coding sequence ATGACAATACTTGGACATAAAATTATAGGTTGTGGAAAAAAATATATCTTAGTTTTACATGAACTAATGGGAAACCACACAAATTTTGATCCAATTTTGCCATATATTGATACCACAAACTTCACATATATTTTTGCTGACCACAGAGGTTATGGTTTATCAAAAGATATAAGTGGTGAATATACTTGTGATGAAGCAGCAAATGATGTAAAAAATCTCATCACAAAACTAAAACTTTCAGAAGTTAATTTACTTGCACACTCAATGTCAACAATGATAGCCCAAAAAGTAGCTCTAATCGATGACAGAATAAAACAACTAATTCTTATTACTCCAATCTCAGCAGCTGGAATAAAAATGAAAGCTCAAGCACAAAACGATTTAATAACTGCTATTAAAGAGAATAAAAATAAAATTGAAGAAATCGTAGAAGCAGCAAGCAAAAGATATAGCAAAACTTGGTTTGATTATAGAGTAAAAATGGCATATGAAGCCTCAACTTTGGGAGCCAGAGTTGGATATATGACTATGTATCTAACAACTGATTTTATAAATGAAGTAAAAGATATAAAGATTCCAATTAAAATCATAACAGGTAAACATGACTTTCCTGTGTTTAATAAACTACATATTAAAAAACTTTTTGAACCTTATTATAATGATTTTGAGATAATTGAATGTATGGAAGCCGGACACTATCCGATGATTGAGTGTCCTATTTATTTTGCTACTGAGATTGAAAACTTTTGTAAATAG
- the rpsL gene encoding 30S ribosomal protein S12: protein MPTINQLVRNERKKVIKKSKSPALKECPQRRGVCTRVYTTTPKKPNSALRKVAKVRLTTGFEVISYIGGEGHNLQEHSIVLVRGGRVKDLPGVKYHIVRGALDTAGVANRTVARSKYGTKKAKAKKK from the coding sequence ATGCCTACAATCAATCAGCTTGTAAGAAATGAGCGAAAAAAGGTTATTAAAAAATCTAAATCGCCAGCATTAAAAGAATGTCCACAAAGAAGAGGAGTATGTACAAGAGTATATACAACTACACCTAAAAAACCTAACTCGGCTTTAAGAAAAGTTGCAAAAGTTAGATTAACTACAGGTTTTGAAGTTATTTCATATATCGGTGGAGAAGGTCACAACTTACAAGAACACTCAATTGTTTTAGTAAGAGGGGGAAGAGTTAAGGATTTACCTGGGGTTAAATACCACATCGTAAGAGGTGCTTTAGATACTGCTGGTGTTGCAAACAGAACTGTTGCAAGATCTAAATATGGTACTAAAAAAGCTAAAGCTAAGAAAAAGTAG
- a CDS encoding GDP-mannose 4,6-dehydratase, translating into MSILITSGAGYIGSHTLVVLSEAGYDFVVYDNLSNSSKESIKRVEKIINKSISFEEGDIRDKKLLKI; encoded by the coding sequence ATGTCTATATTAATTACTAGTGGTGCAGGCTATATTGGCTCTCATACTCTTGTTGTTTTAAGTGAAGCAGGGTATGATTTTGTAGTGTATGATAATTTATCAAATTCTTCAAAAGAGAGTATTAAAAGAGTAGAAAAAATTATAAATAAATCTATTTCTTTTGAAGAAGGTGATATAAGAGACAAAAAACTTTTAAAAATATGA
- a CDS encoding NAD-dependent epimerase/dehydratase family protein, whose translation MKENFPVGNTTNPCGMSKYMIERILEDLYLSDNSFKITILRYFNLVGAHESGTIGEEPNGIPNNLMPYISQVAVGIREYLNIFGGDYNTHDGTGVRDYIHVVDLALGHVKAINYLNLNIEMKPLIVNLGTGKGYSVLDMVKAFEKASGYT comes from the coding sequence ATTAAAGAAAATTTTCCAGTTGGAAATACAACAAATCCATGTGGAATGAGTAAATATATGATAGAAAGAATTTTAGAAGATTTATATTTATCAGATAACTCTTTTAAAATTACAATTCTAAGATATTTTAATCTAGTTGGAGCTCATGAAAGTGGAACTATAGGTGAAGAACCAAATGGAATACCAAATAATTTAATGCCATATATTTCTCAAGTCGCAGTAGGTATTAGAGAGTATTTAAATATTTTTGGTGGAGATTATAATACACATGATGGAACAGGTGTAAGAGATTATATTCATGTGGTCGATTTAGCTTTAGGACATGTTAAAGCGATTAATTATCTAAACTTAAATATTGAAATGAAACCTTTGATTGTGAATTTAGGAACAGGTAAAGGATATAGTGTACTAGATATGGTAAAAGCTTTCGAAAAAGCTAGTGGATATACTTAA
- a CDS encoding methyl-accepting chemotaxis protein yields MFGIKNMNIGKKIIVAPAIAVLFLIILAIFSNNALKSDKHTLNEIVQVKFELYKTSSKLLSDINLYNSILYKVFSYATGKYEQFMIDEQLVLLDKLKITISKDMNNFLKAPYLTEVNKKSIESVNKELIEYNLTIRDAVDMLSVDLGMATPMLSVTDEIFLKINEQLNAINKIANEENKSSYLDALEKIDSTIYTLYALIIIALIVLFFVILAITNSIKDPLQKFQNGLLEFFKYLNQETSESKLIDINSTDELGIMAKEVNRNILNTNESIQKDRLVVESAIKCANEAKKGLLNTRIEGITRNPSLNELKDVINQMLEATESNIKKAMNILSLYTNYDYRKKIDISGLDGDLKALCTDINNLGIAITSMLVENKKIGLVLSSNAENLSKNVEKLTESANMQAASLEETAAAIEQITANMQNSSQNIVKMTSYANEVSSSVVIGQDLASRTALSMDEINTQTNAIADSITIIDQIAFQTNILSLNAAVEAATAGEAGKGFAVVAAEVRNLASRSAEAAKEIKDLVINATNKANEGKNISNEMIQGYEKLNNNIHNTLSLINEVSRSSKEQFSAMEQINDTVNNLDNVTQQNAASASEANKVAREVNEIAEKVVEHTNEKEFEGK; encoded by the coding sequence ATGTTTGGTATCAAAAATATGAATATTGGAAAAAAAATTATAGTGGCACCTGCAATTGCAGTATTATTTTTGATAATTTTGGCAATATTTTCTAACAATGCTTTAAAATCAGATAAACATACGCTAAATGAAATAGTGCAAGTAAAATTTGAATTATATAAAACAAGTAGTAAATTATTGAGTGATATAAATTTGTATAATTCTATTTTATATAAAGTTTTCAGTTATGCAACTGGTAAATATGAACAATTTATGATTGATGAGCAATTAGTACTTTTAGACAAACTAAAAATCACTATATCAAAAGATATGAATAACTTTTTGAAAGCGCCATATTTAACAGAAGTTAATAAAAAAAGTATAGAATCAGTTAATAAAGAGTTGATTGAATATAACTTAACAATAAGAGATGCTGTAGATATGCTAAGTGTCGATTTAGGAATGGCAACACCTATGTTATCTGTTACAGATGAGATATTTTTAAAAATAAATGAGCAATTAAATGCTATAAATAAAATTGCAAATGAAGAAAATAAATCTAGTTATTTGGATGCTTTAGAAAAAATAGATTCAACAATATATACTTTATATGCACTTATAATTATTGCTTTAATAGTATTGTTTTTCGTAATTTTAGCAATTACAAATTCTATTAAAGATCCTTTACAAAAATTCCAAAATGGACTTCTTGAATTTTTTAAATACTTAAATCAAGAAACAAGTGAATCGAAATTAATCGATATAAATTCAACAGATGAATTAGGAATTATGGCAAAAGAAGTAAATAGAAATATTTTAAATACAAATGAATCTATTCAAAAGGATAGATTAGTTGTTGAAAGTGCTATAAAATGTGCAAATGAAGCTAAAAAAGGTTTATTAAATACACGAATAGAGGGAATTACAAGAAATCCTTCATTAAATGAACTAAAAGATGTAATAAATCAAATGTTAGAAGCTACAGAATCAAATATCAAAAAAGCAATGAATATTTTATCTTTATATACAAATTATGATTACCGAAAGAAAATAGATATTTCAGGTTTAGATGGAGATTTAAAAGCTTTATGTACTGATATTAATAATCTTGGTATTGCAATTACTTCAATGTTAGTTGAAAATAAAAAAATAGGTTTAGTTTTATCATCAAATGCAGAAAATCTATCAAAAAATGTTGAAAAATTAACAGAATCTGCAAATATGCAAGCAGCATCATTAGAAGAAACAGCAGCGGCTATCGAGCAAATTACAGCAAATATGCAAAATAGTTCTCAAAATATTGTAAAAATGACAAGTTATGCAAATGAAGTTTCAAGTTCAGTAGTTATAGGTCAAGATTTGGCTTCAAGAACTGCTTTATCAATGGATGAAATAAATACACAAACAAATGCAATTGCTGATTCAATAACTATTATTGATCAAATAGCATTTCAAACAAATATTCTTTCTTTAAATGCAGCAGTAGAAGCAGCAACAGCAGGAGAAGCAGGAAAAGGATTTGCGGTTGTTGCAGCAGAAGTAAGAAATCTTGCAAGTAGAAGTGCAGAAGCAGCTAAAGAGATAAAAGATTTAGTAATAAATGCTACTAATAAGGCAAATGAAGGTAAAAATATTTCAAATGAAATGATACAAGGTTATGAAAAATTAAACAATAATATTCATAATACTTTATCTTTAATAAATGAAGTTTCACGTTCATCAAAAGAACAATTTAGCGCAATGGAACAAATAAACGATACTGTAAATAACTTAGATAATGTGACTCAACAAAATGCAGCATCAGCTTCAGAAGCAAATAAAGTAGCACGTGAAGTAAATGAAATAGCAGAAAAAGTTGTTGAACATACAAATGAAAAAGAGTTTGAAGGTAAATAG
- a CDS encoding cache domain-containing protein, which translates to MSKLVKFTAALLLSVTFANAESTQADAKALVDRGVEFCKKVGVAACVEEFNKPESQFVKDDLYIWANDFDGIITAHPKKPLKGKNMYRYKDKAGTQLFKDFIDKVKADGSGWVDYVWDHPTRGEQTPKTSYVIGIGENQLIGAGVYK; encoded by the coding sequence ATGAGTAAATTAGTTAAGTTTACAGCTGCTTTATTATTAAGCGTTACTTTTGCAAATGCTGAGAGTACTCAAGCTGATGCAAAAGCATTAGTTGACAGAGGTGTTGAATTTTGTAAAAAAGTTGGGGTTGCTGCTTGTGTTGAAGAGTTCAATAAACCTGAAAGTCAATTTGTAAAAGATGATTTATATATTTGGGCAAATGATTTTGATGGAATAATCACTGCACATCCAAAAAAACCTTTAAAAGGTAAAAACATGTACAGATATAAAGACAAAGCTGGAACACAATTATTCAAAGATTTTATTGATAAAGTAAAAGCTGATGGTTCTGGATGGGTTGATTATGTTTGGGATCACCCAACAAGAGGAGAACAAACTCCAAAAACTTCTTATGTAATTGGAATTGGTGAAAATCAGCTAATTGGTGCTGGTGTTTATAAATAA
- a CDS encoding class I SAM-dependent methyltransferase — MPKLRYIYQTIEFDNIDIHVKTLKDKQQYDEKCDLNPTAGISSANWSLFGVIWPSARILATLMNNYNIKDKRILEVGCGIALSSLVLNHRNANITTTDFNPEVKKFLNENTRINYGKVIPFECANWANSDDTLGKFDLIIASDILYEQFHLEDLSRFLNEHTNETCEIIIVDPGRGNHAKFSKMMVVLGYEHSQSEPLDTQEYLDEPFNGQVICYRKG; from the coding sequence ATGCCAAAACTACGATATATATATCAAACAATAGAGTTTGATAACATTGACATACATGTCAAAACACTAAAAGATAAACAACAATACGATGAAAAATGTGATTTAAACCCAACTGCTGGAATTTCTTCTGCAAATTGGTCTTTATTTGGTGTGATTTGGCCTTCCGCTAGAATCCTAGCAACTTTAATGAATAACTATAATATCAAAGATAAAAGAATCCTAGAAGTAGGGTGTGGAATAGCTCTTTCAAGTCTAGTATTAAATCACAGAAATGCAAATATAACAACAACAGATTTTAATCCTGAAGTAAAAAAATTCTTAAATGAAAACACAAGAATAAATTATGGAAAAGTAATACCTTTTGAGTGTGCAAATTGGGCAAATAGTGATGATACTTTAGGAAAATTTGATTTAATAATTGCAAGTGATATTTTATACGAACAGTTTCATTTAGAAGATTTAAGTAGATTTTTAAATGAACACACAAATGAAACTTGTGAGATAATAATAGTAGACCCAGGAAGAGGAAATCACGCTAAGTTTTCTAAAATGATGGTAGTTTTAGGATATGAACATAGTCAAAGTGAACCTTTGGATACGCAAGAGTATCTAGATGAGCCTTTTAATGGGCAAGTTATTTGTTATAGAAAAGGGTAA
- a CDS encoding GNVR domain-containing protein: MGNIIIDDNSINKPKKTLIVVISFISGFILSIFLVFFMQFINSIRKEDTK; encoded by the coding sequence ATAGGAAATATTATTATTGATGATAATTCTATAAATAAACCTAAAAAAACTTTAATAGTTGTTATTTCATTTATAAGTGGATTTATTTTATCAATATTTTTAGTATTTTTTATGCAATTTATAAATTCTATTAGAAAAGAAGATACTAAATAA
- the motB gene encoding flagellar motor protein MotB → MAKKPSKCECPAGEKWAVPFADFLSLLLALFIALYALASVNIEKQKALKEEFVKIYSFNTLSQTLAEPQEDEQTATTDQENEKTEPGKDSNFDKAMEELSEIENRNTKDGNLSEISDGVLMTLPANLLFESGRAEITGDYGSLFLSRIAKIISMMPVDTEVNVKGFAEEQEIVKNSKYIDALDLSTARANNVLRELIRYKVPKERLYSSGHGSNKINPYQKQIDDKSNSNRKVEFEVKTTKNSESEPGIQSIFEELK, encoded by the coding sequence ATGGCTAAAAAACCTTCTAAATGCGAATGTCCAGCTGGTGAAAAATGGGCTGTTCCCTTTGCAGACTTTCTTAGTTTATTACTTGCTTTATTTATTGCTTTGTATGCATTAGCTTCTGTTAATATAGAAAAACAAAAAGCTTTAAAAGAAGAATTTGTAAAAATTTATAGTTTTAATACTCTTTCTCAAACTCTTGCTGAACCTCAAGAAGATGAACAAACCGCTACAACAGATCAAGAAAATGAAAAAACTGAGCCAGGAAAAGATTCTAATTTTGATAAAGCAATGGAAGAATTAAGCGAAATAGAAAATAGAAATACAAAAGATGGTAATTTATCAGAGATTAGTGATGGCGTGTTAATGACTCTACCTGCGAATTTATTATTTGAGTCAGGAAGAGCTGAAATTACGGGAGATTATGGTTCTTTATTTTTAAGCAGAATAGCTAAGATTATATCTATGATGCCTGTTGATACAGAAGTTAATGTAAAAGGTTTTGCAGAAGAACAAGAAATTGTGAAAAATTCAAAATATATAGATGCCCTTGATCTTTCAACAGCAAGAGCTAATAATGTATTAAGAGAATTGATAAGATATAAAGTGCCAAAAGAGAGATTATATTCAAGTGGACATGGTTCTAATAAAATAAATCCTTATCAAAAACAAATTGATGATAAATCAAATAGTAATAGAAAAGTTGAATTTGAAGTAAAAACTACAAAAAACAGTGAAAGTGAACCGGGAATTCAATCAATTTTTGAAGAGTTGAAATGA
- the motA gene encoding flagellar motor stator protein MotA, with product MDLTVIIGMIGGLISIATGDLMEGGNPAHVIHITSLIIVIPTAMFSAATGTEAHALSAAFKELKMVFKKSPVNYEERIDQIIDYAIMVKKNGVLALEKEVQSIEDPFFKEALGMVVDGSKEEQIEKFLEPIIEETEHYYHGASHYWLLAGETCPVMGLIGAVLGLILALQKLDNPAEMAAGIAGAFTATVTGIAGAYMFLGPWGNKMKAKAHLLIKEKQLILEGVKGISRGDTPGELKIQLTNMITAMPTKI from the coding sequence ATGGATTTAACAGTAATTATTGGTATGATTGGTGGATTAATATCAATTGCCACGGGAGATTTAATGGAGGGTGGTAATCCTGCCCATGTTATTCATATCACATCGTTAATTATTGTTATCCCAACTGCAATGTTTTCAGCTGCTACTGGTACTGAAGCACATGCTCTTTCTGCTGCTTTTAAAGAATTGAAAATGGTATTTAAAAAATCACCAGTAAATTACGAAGAAAGAATTGATCAAATAATAGATTATGCAATTATGGTAAAAAAGAATGGTGTTTTAGCACTTGAAAAAGAAGTTCAGTCAATTGAAGATCCATTTTTTAAAGAAGCATTAGGTATGGTTGTTGATGGTTCAAAAGAAGAACAAATAGAAAAATTTTTAGAACCTATAATAGAAGAGACTGAACATTATTATCATGGTGCTTCTCACTATTGGTTACTAGCTGGTGAAACTTGCCCCGTTATGGGATTAATTGGAGCTGTTTTGGGTCTAATTTTGGCTTTACAAAAACTTGATAATCCTGCTGAAATGGCAGCTGGTATTGCGGGGGCATTTACTGCAACTGTAACAGGTATTGCTGGAGCTTATATGTTTTTAGGACCTTGGGGAAATAAAATGAAAGCAAAAGCTCATCTTTTAATAAAAGAAAAACAACTTATTTTAGAAGGTGTAAAAGGTATATCAAGAGGAGATACTCCTGGTGAACTAAAAATACAGCTAACTAATATGATAACTGCAATGCCTACAAAGATTTAA
- a CDS encoding MFS transporter: MTKQLFPLALGGLAIGTTEFAIMGLLPDVANDLNISIPVAGHLISTYALGVVIGAPILVALSAKFPAKNILIAFMVLFTFFNFLSAIAPNYSTLLISRFFSGLPHGAFFGVGTVVAAKLAQKGKSAQAIAVMFTGLTIANVAMVPLTTYLGHTFSWRYAFAIVSIIGLITIFSLYKNLPKQKEVKTVTLKEELQFFKTIKAWHILAIVATGFGGLFAWISYIAPLLIHVTNFAESSVSYLMIVAGLGMLVGNIVGGYLADKRNPIKVAIFLLSMMVLCLLLVFFLSEYKFATVVLTFLCGAFAMSIGAPINIIMLDSAKHSAMLGAAFLQAAFNIANSLGAFLGGIPLFMGLNYNYPSLSGALMALFGVGLCLIFLKKYKEQG; the protein is encoded by the coding sequence ATGACAAAACAATTATTCCCCCTAGCTTTAGGTGGTCTTGCTATTGGTACTACAGAATTTGCTATTATGGGATTACTCCCTGATGTTGCAAATGACTTAAATATTAGTATTCCAGTTGCTGGACATTTAATCTCAACATACGCATTAGGAGTAGTTATTGGAGCACCAATTTTAGTTGCTTTAAGTGCAAAATTTCCAGCTAAAAATATCTTAATTGCTTTTATGGTTCTTTTCACATTTTTTAACTTTTTATCTGCTATTGCACCTAATTACTCTACATTATTAATATCAAGATTTTTTAGTGGTTTACCCCATGGAGCTTTTTTTGGTGTTGGAACTGTTGTTGCTGCAAAACTTGCTCAAAAAGGAAAATCAGCACAAGCAATTGCAGTAATGTTTACAGGGCTTACCATTGCAAATGTTGCTATGGTTCCACTTACTACATATCTTGGTCATACTTTTTCTTGGAGATATGCTTTTGCAATAGTTTCAATAATCGGCTTAATAACAATATTTTCTTTATATAAAAATCTTCCTAAACAAAAAGAAGTAAAAACAGTTACATTAAAAGAGGAATTACAATTTTTCAAAACAATCAAAGCTTGGCATATATTAGCCATCGTTGCAACTGGGTTTGGTGGATTATTTGCATGGATTAGTTATATTGCTCCACTATTAATTCATGTTACAAATTTTGCAGAAAGCAGTGTCTCTTACTTGATGATTGTAGCTGGTTTGGGAATGTTAGTTGGAAATATAGTTGGAGGATATTTAGCAGATAAAAGAAATCCTATAAAAGTAGCTATCTTCCTTTTATCGATGATGGTTTTATGTTTATTATTAGTATTTTTCCTATCAGAATATAAATTTGCGACTGTTGTTCTTACATTTTTATGTGGTGCATTTGCTATGTCTATTGGTGCACCTATTAATATTATCATGTTAGATAGTGCAAAACACTCTGCTATGCTTGGAGCTGCATTTTTACAAGCTGCATTTAATATTGCTAATTCTTTAGGTGCATTTTTAGGAGGAATCCCTTTATTTATGGGATTAAATTATAATTATCCATCACTAAGTGGTGCTTTAATGGCTTTATTTGGTGTAGGCTTATGTTTGATTTTTCTAAAAAAATATAAAGAACAAGGATAA
- a CDS encoding YwbE family protein codes for MDGKKRFNVKQGLKVNIVLKEDQRSGKLTQGIVKDILTNSPTHPHGIKVRLQDGQVGRVQEIL; via the coding sequence ATGGATGGTAAAAAAAGATTTAATGTAAAACAAGGTTTAAAAGTAAACATTGTTTTAAAAGAAGATCAAAGAAGTGGGAAATTAACACAAGGTATTGTAAAAGATATTTTAACAAATTCACCAACTCATCCACATGGAATAAAAGTAAGACTTCAAGATGGACAAGTTGGTCGCGTTCAAGAGATTCTATAA
- the fusA gene encoding elongation factor G produces the protein MARKTPLNRVRNIGIAAHIDAGKTTTTERILFYTGVSHKIGEVHEGAATMDWMEQEQERGITITSAATTCHWKHPKTNEDLMINIIDTPGHVDFTIEVERSMRVLDGAVAVFCSVGGVQPQSETVWRQANKYRVPRMIFVNKMDRTGADFYNVLNQVNERLKSNAVPIQLPIGAEENFKGIVDLVQMKAIVWDEDAAMGSNYHIEEIPADMMEIAEEYREKMIESAAESIEELMEKYLEGVELTEEEITAGIKAGCLNMTITPMTCGTAFKNKGVQTLLDAVAMYLPAPTEVADINGETQDGEAVIVPSTDEGEVAALAFKIMTDPFVGQLTFTRVYRGVLESGTYVYNSTKMKKERIGRLLKMHANNREEIKELYAGEIGAVVGLKYTITGDTLASEKDPVILERMEFPEPVISVAVEPKTKADQEKMGIALGKLAEEDPSFRVNTDEESGQTIISGMGELHLEILVDRMKREFKVEAEVGAPQVAYRETIKNAVKQEYKYAKQSGGKGQYGHVYLDIKPLVGSEENFKFNNDIKGGTVPKEYIPAVEKGCFEAMQGGILAGYPMVNIEVTLYDGSYHDVDSSEMAFKLAASMGFKQGCRSAAAQAVILEPIMRVEIETPEDYMGDCIGDCNKRRGQIQSMDDRAGVKLVVALIPLSEMFGYSTDLRSMSQGRATYSMIFDNYSEVPKNVSDEIIKKRNG, from the coding sequence ATGGCTAGAAAAACACCACTTAACAGAGTTAGAAATATTGGTATTGCTGCTCACATTGATGCTGGAAAAACAACAACTACTGAAAGAATTTTATTCTACACAGGTGTTTCACATAAAATCGGTGAGGTTCATGAAGGTGCTGCAACTATGGACTGGATGGAACAAGAGCAAGAAAGAGGTATTACAATTACTTCTGCTGCTACTACTTGTCACTGGAAACACCCAAAAACTAATGAAGATTTAATGATTAACATTATTGACACTCCGGGTCACGTTGACTTTACTATTGAAGTTGAAAGATCTATGAGGGTTCTTGATGGAGCTGTTGCAGTATTTTGTTCAGTAGGTGGAGTTCAACCACAATCTGAAACTGTTTGGAGACAAGCTAATAAATATAGAGTACCAAGAATGATATTCGTTAATAAAATGGATAGAACGGGTGCAGATTTTTATAATGTTTTAAACCAAGTTAATGAAAGATTAAAATCAAATGCGGTTCCAATTCAATTACCAATTGGTGCAGAAGAAAACTTCAAAGGTATTGTAGATTTAGTTCAAATGAAAGCTATCGTTTGGGATGAAGATGCAGCAATGGGTTCTAATTACCATATTGAAGAAATTCCAGCGGATATGATGGAAATTGCAGAAGAATATAGAGAAAAAATGATTGAATCAGCTGCTGAGTCAATCGAAGAGTTAATGGAAAAATATCTTGAGGGTGTAGAGTTAACTGAAGAAGAAATTACAGCTGGTATTAAAGCTGGTTGTTTAAATATGACTATTACTCCAATGACTTGTGGAACTGCATTCAAAAATAAAGGTGTTCAAACTTTACTTGATGCTGTTGCTATGTATTTACCAGCTCCAACTGAAGTTGCTGATATTAATGGTGAAACTCAAGATGGTGAAGCTGTTATTGTTCCTTCAACAGACGAAGGTGAAGTAGCTGCCCTTGCATTTAAAATTATGACTGACCCATTTGTTGGACAGTTAACATTTACAAGAGTTTATAGAGGGGTTTTAGAATCTGGAACTTATGTTTATAACTCTACAAAAATGAAAAAAGAAAGAATCGGAAGATTACTTAAAATGCATGCTAATAATAGAGAAGAAATCAAAGAGCTTTATGCTGGAGAAATCGGTGCTGTTGTTGGTTTAAAATATACAATTACTGGAGATACACTTGCTTCTGAAAAAGATCCTGTTATCTTAGAAAGAATGGAATTTCCAGAACCTGTTATTTCTGTTGCAGTTGAACCAAAAACTAAAGCTGACCAAGAGAAAATGGGTATTGCATTAGGAAAATTAGCAGAAGAAGATCCATCATTCAGAGTTAATACTGATGAAGAATCTGGACAAACTATTATTTCAGGAATGGGTGAATTACACCTTGAAATTCTTGTAGATAGAATGAAAAGAGAATTTAAAGTTGAAGCTGAAGTTGGTGCTCCTCAAGTTGCTTATAGAGAAACAATTAAAAATGCTGTTAAACAAGAGTATAAATACGCAAAACAATCAGGTGGTAAAGGTCAATACGGTCACGTATATTTAGACATTAAACCATTAGTTGGAAGCGAAGAAAACTTTAAATTTAACAATGATATCAAAGGTGGAACTGTTCCTAAAGAATATATTCCAGCTGTTGAAAAAGGTTGTTTTGAAGCAATGCAAGGTGGTATTTTAGCTGGTTATCCAATGGTTAATATTGAAGTAACACTTTATGATGGTTCTTACCATGATGTGGATTCATCTGAAATGGCATTTAAATTAGCTGCTTCAATGGGATTCAAACAAGGTTGTAGATCTGCTGCTGCTCAAGCTGTAATCTTAGAACCAATTATGAGAGTTGAGATTGAAACACCTGAAGATTATATGGGTGATTGTATCGGCGATTGTAATAAAAGAAGAGGACAAATTCAGTCTATGGATGACAGAGCTGGTGTTAAACTAGTTGTTGCATTAATTCCATTATCTGAAATGTTCGGATACTCTACAGACTTAAGATCTATGTCTCAAGGTAGAGCTACATATTCAATGATTTTTGATAACTATTCAGAAGTTCCAAAAAATGTTTCTGATGAAATTATTAAAAAGAGAAATGGTTAA